One region of Demequina sp. TMPB413 genomic DNA includes:
- a CDS encoding branched-chain amino acid aminotransferase, protein MTHSFTVTRHTAPASDADRASLMDAPAFGTVFTDHIAKATWTLDGGWGEHRIEPFGDLTLHPAALVLHYGQQVFEGLKAYRWADGSVHLFRPEANALRLSVSARRLALPELPEEDFLASIEALLSVDAPWVPGEPETSLYLRPTLIGTEACLGVRPSLTVEYMLLASPVGAYFTGGVKPVSIWVAQGFHRAGAGGTGQAKTAGNYAASMLPQQQAQDNGCGQVLFLDAREDKYVEELGGMNVFAVMADGSVITPRLTGTILEGVTRDSVIALLCDAGHDVVERDLELEELRSGIASGAVAEVFACGTAAVVTPVARLVSPDFDLTVGKGEPGTVTMEVRERLTGIQYGRVEDVFNWMRAVA, encoded by the coding sequence ATGACCCACTCCTTCACGGTGACGCGGCACACAGCTCCCGCTTCTGACGCCGATCGCGCCAGCCTCATGGACGCTCCGGCCTTCGGCACGGTGTTCACCGACCACATCGCGAAGGCCACCTGGACTCTCGACGGAGGCTGGGGCGAGCACAGGATCGAGCCCTTTGGCGATCTCACCTTGCACCCGGCCGCGCTCGTGTTGCACTACGGCCAGCAGGTGTTCGAGGGTCTCAAGGCGTACCGCTGGGCCGATGGTTCGGTCCATTTGTTTAGGCCGGAGGCGAATGCGCTCAGGCTCTCGGTGTCGGCGCGCAGGCTCGCATTGCCTGAACTTCCTGAGGAGGACTTCTTGGCCTCCATCGAGGCTCTGCTCAGCGTCGACGCGCCGTGGGTGCCCGGCGAGCCGGAGACCAGCCTCTACTTGCGGCCTACCCTCATCGGCACCGAGGCGTGCCTGGGGGTGAGGCCCTCGCTGACCGTCGAGTACATGCTGCTCGCCTCGCCAGTGGGCGCCTACTTCACGGGCGGCGTCAAGCCCGTCTCCATCTGGGTCGCCCAGGGCTTTCATCGCGCCGGTGCCGGGGGAACGGGGCAGGCGAAGACCGCCGGCAATTACGCGGCGTCGATGCTGCCGCAGCAGCAGGCTCAAGACAACGGTTGCGGTCAGGTGCTGTTCCTGGACGCACGCGAGGACAAGTACGTCGAAGAGTTGGGCGGCATGAATGTGTTCGCCGTGATGGCCGATGGCTCGGTCATCACCCCGCGCCTGACGGGAACCATTCTTGAAGGAGTGACACGCGACTCTGTGATCGCGTTGTTGTGCGACGCCGGGCACGACGTGGTGGAGCGGGACCTCGAACTCGAGGAGTTGCGCTCAGGGATTGCGAGTGGTGCCGTGGCCGAAGTGTTCGCGTGCGGCACGGCGGCGGTGGTCACGCCGGTCGCGAGACTCGTCTCGCCCGACTTCGATCTGACGGTAGGTAAGGGCGAGCCCGGCACGGTCACCATGGAAGTGCGCGAGCGGCTCACCGGCATCCAGTACGGGCGAGTCGAAGACGTGTTCAACTGGATGCGGGCGGTCGCTTAA
- a CDS encoding long-chain fatty acid--CoA ligase, whose product MTQTVLSSPGLASIPASMHLTDLLNERADAEPDRVFAEVKNDQGEWSPVTLAEYRSRVRAVAKGLVAAGVKPGDRVGLVGETRIEWSIVDFAIFAAGGVTVPIYPSSSDSQFAWIIADAGIKVVAAERAESRETLAALDGAPRVFGLDQAAMDELTELGKGVSDAELDACTADVVGADLATIIYTSGTTGRPKGAMLTHRNFVEHAKNVELDPNFGGFVRGETRGLLFLPLAHVFARLVMVLALSSGAVLGYAPTHKTLAADLASFKPTWMPLVPRVLETIYNRADTSMKGVRKVLFRWSARVARQKSLARETGGAGAWLNLKFAIADRLVLGKIRHLLGGQLAYVLAGGARLTPEIGHFFRGVGVEVLQGYGLTETTAAHAGSPDKIGVMGTVGQPIAGGEFTLAEDGEILTRGINTFAGYWNAPELTAEVMRDGWFATGDLGEIHDGTLTVVGRKKELLVLSSGKNVQPAILEDAMRSHPAIQDTVVVGEGRHFVSALVALDEVLLPAWLVAHKLPEMNVEEASMNERVRELVGRAIAAANEHVSRAEAIKEYRILPRGLSETREELTASLKIRRDVVLTHFADVVEDIYSRAFPKAGGEA is encoded by the coding sequence ATGACTCAGACAGTGCTGTCGTCACCAGGACTCGCCTCCATCCCCGCGAGTATGCACCTCACCGATTTGCTCAACGAACGTGCTGATGCCGAGCCGGATCGGGTATTCGCCGAGGTCAAGAACGACCAGGGCGAATGGTCTCCCGTGACGCTGGCCGAGTACCGCTCGCGCGTCCGGGCCGTGGCCAAGGGACTGGTCGCGGCGGGCGTGAAGCCCGGCGATCGCGTGGGTCTCGTGGGCGAGACTCGCATCGAATGGTCGATCGTCGACTTTGCGATCTTTGCCGCCGGCGGGGTCACGGTGCCGATCTACCCCTCGTCCTCAGACTCGCAATTCGCGTGGATCATCGCCGACGCCGGCATCAAGGTGGTCGCCGCCGAGCGTGCCGAGTCTCGCGAGACTCTCGCTGCTCTTGATGGCGCACCGAGAGTGTTCGGGCTCGACCAGGCCGCGATGGACGAGCTCACGGAACTGGGCAAGGGCGTCTCGGACGCCGAACTCGACGCGTGCACCGCCGACGTGGTGGGGGCCGACCTCGCCACCATCATCTACACGTCGGGCACCACCGGCCGGCCCAAGGGCGCAATGCTCACGCATCGCAACTTTGTGGAGCACGCGAAGAACGTGGAGCTTGACCCGAACTTTGGTGGCTTTGTGCGCGGCGAGACGAGGGGACTGCTGTTCCTCCCGCTCGCGCACGTCTTCGCACGCTTGGTGATGGTGCTTGCCCTCAGTTCCGGGGCCGTGCTGGGCTACGCGCCTACGCACAAGACGCTCGCCGCAGACCTCGCATCGTTCAAGCCCACCTGGATGCCGCTGGTGCCGAGGGTTCTCGAGACCATCTACAACCGCGCGGACACGTCCATGAAGGGCGTGCGCAAAGTGCTCTTCCGATGGTCCGCCCGAGTGGCACGCCAGAAGTCCCTCGCGCGTGAGACCGGAGGCGCCGGGGCGTGGCTCAACCTGAAGTTTGCCATTGCTGACCGCCTGGTGCTCGGCAAGATTCGCCACCTGCTCGGCGGTCAGCTGGCCTACGTGCTCGCGGGCGGCGCACGCCTCACGCCGGAGATCGGACACTTCTTCCGCGGGGTGGGCGTGGAGGTGCTGCAGGGCTACGGCCTCACGGAGACCACGGCCGCTCACGCGGGCTCTCCCGACAAGATCGGCGTCATGGGCACCGTGGGACAGCCCATCGCGGGCGGCGAGTTCACGCTGGCAGAAGACGGCGAGATCCTGACGCGCGGTATCAACACCTTCGCTGGCTACTGGAATGCACCGGAGCTCACCGCCGAAGTGATGCGCGACGGCTGGTTCGCCACCGGCGACCTCGGCGAGATTCACGACGGAACCCTCACCGTCGTCGGCCGCAAGAAGGAACTGCTCGTGCTTTCCTCAGGAAAGAACGTCCAGCCAGCCATCTTGGAAGACGCGATGCGCTCGCACCCGGCCATCCAAGACACCGTGGTGGTGGGGGAGGGCAGGCACTTCGTCTCCGCGCTGGTCGCGCTCGATGAGGTCTTGCTGCCCGCCTGGCTCGTCGCCCACAAGCTCCCGGAGATGAACGTCGAGGAGGCCTCGATGAACGAGCGGGTCCGTGAACTCGTCGGCCGCGCGATCGCCGCCGCGAATGAACACGTGTCCCGCGCGGAGGCGATCAAGGAGTACCGCATTCTGCCTCGCGGCCTGTCGGAGACGCGCGAGGAGCTCACCGCTTCGCTCAAGATCCGCCGCGACGTGGTCCTCACGCACTTCGCCGACGTTGTCGAAGACATCTACTCGCGCGCCTTTCCCAAGGCCGGGGGCGAGGCTTAA
- a CDS encoding endolytic transglycosylase MltG produces MINAHEHLSSIERLGAAQFASTGLATSHRAVTHKVRVQRTVRASAGAVASVGVVGAGTWGALSLLDGSADMAAPGSATLASPTAVPSETPTASAVTFEEVSFPVGERLDDWVAANAATLGVDEEALLTALAAAAPGDANPEGWIKAGSYTIAPDSSAVDIAEALIAPRIAQFEALGVPEDQRQAVLTTASILQAEIPLEADMPTAARVLQNRLNQGLMLQVDSPIFYVVRPDINVVSDDGFLIDSPYNTYMYEGLPPSAINSPSDAAIDAALHPAEGDWLYFVVVDSETRFATTFEEHLANLEEIQPQ; encoded by the coding sequence ATGATCAACGCACACGAACACCTCAGTTCCATTGAACGGCTCGGTGCCGCGCAGTTTGCGAGCACTGGCCTGGCCACCAGCCACCGCGCGGTGACGCACAAGGTGCGGGTGCAGCGCACGGTGCGGGCCTCCGCGGGCGCCGTCGCCAGCGTCGGCGTCGTCGGGGCTGGAACCTGGGGCGCCCTGTCGCTCCTAGATGGCTCCGCAGACATGGCGGCGCCAGGAAGCGCGACACTGGCGAGCCCGACGGCGGTGCCCAGCGAGACGCCCACAGCGTCGGCCGTCACGTTTGAAGAAGTCTCGTTCCCTGTCGGGGAACGTCTGGATGACTGGGTCGCGGCGAACGCCGCCACGCTCGGCGTCGACGAGGAGGCACTGCTGACGGCCCTCGCGGCTGCCGCTCCTGGCGACGCTAACCCCGAGGGCTGGATCAAGGCCGGCTCGTACACCATCGCGCCAGACTCGAGCGCGGTAGACATCGCCGAGGCGCTCATCGCGCCGAGGATCGCGCAGTTTGAGGCCCTCGGGGTGCCAGAGGACCAGCGTCAGGCCGTGCTCACGACGGCCTCGATTCTTCAGGCGGAGATCCCACTCGAGGCGGACATGCCCACGGCGGCCCGCGTCCTCCAGAACCGCCTCAATCAAGGGCTCATGCTGCAGGTCGACTCACCGATCTTCTACGTGGTGCGGCCCGATATCAACGTCGTGTCCGACGATGGCTTCCTGATCGACAGCCCCTACAACACGTACATGTACGAGGGCCTGCCGCCATCAGCGATCAACTCGCCTTCCGACGCCGCGATCGATGCGGCGCTCCACCCAGCAGAAGGCGACTGGTTGTACTTCGTCGTCGTCGATAGTGAGACGCGCTTTGCGACCACCTTCGAGGAGCACCTGGCCAATCTCGAAGAGATTCAGCCGCAGTAG
- a CDS encoding RNA polymerase sigma factor produces the protein MSSWSRALDELVRERGAALFGYAYVLTGNAADAEDLVQSALVRTFRSGKATRGIDTTHAYVKRAIASAFVDGGRRAKARPQRQHGDAGDLGGAEHVAPTSDPSDSVAASLDFHAALLTLPPRERACVVLRYLEDRPVAGVAAELNLATGTVKRYLADATAKLRVALADVEFPEEPGVTVLTHHDAGGSR, from the coding sequence ATGAGTTCATGGTCACGAGCGCTCGATGAGCTGGTCAGGGAACGGGGCGCCGCGCTTTTCGGCTATGCCTACGTGCTGACAGGGAACGCCGCCGACGCCGAAGACCTGGTGCAGTCGGCCCTCGTGCGCACGTTCCGTAGCGGCAAGGCCACCCGCGGTATTGATACGACGCATGCGTACGTGAAGCGGGCCATCGCGTCGGCGTTCGTGGACGGAGGCAGGCGCGCCAAGGCGAGACCCCAGCGTCAGCATGGCGACGCTGGCGACCTTGGTGGCGCTGAACACGTCGCGCCCACCAGCGACCCCTCGGACTCCGTGGCGGCATCACTCGACTTTCATGCGGCGTTGCTCACCTTGCCGCCCCGCGAGCGCGCCTGCGTGGTGTTGAGATACCTCGAGGACAGGCCGGTAGCGGGCGTCGCCGCAGAGCTCAACCTCGCCACCGGCACCGTGAAGCGCTATCTCGCCGACGCGACCGCGAAGCTGCGCGTAGCGCTCGCCGACGTGGAGTTTCCTGAGGAACCCGGCGTCACAGTACTCACTCACCACGATGCAGGAGGATCACGATGA
- a CDS encoding NADPH-dependent F420 reductase — protein sequence MTTLGFIGAGNIGTNVARAAIAAGHDVVVSNSRGPETLANLVRELGPQARAATTEEAAAAGEMVLVAIPLKSIGDIPAAPLAGKVVLDANNYYPERDGRIERLDANEATTSELLQEHLADSHVVKVFNNIYAAQIPTDGSPAGTPNRRALPIAGDDEGAKADVVAFLDGLGYDAVDLGPLSESWRVERDTLAYGKRTTADELRDLVARTERVQQV from the coding sequence ATGACAACTCTTGGATTCATTGGCGCAGGAAACATCGGTACGAACGTCGCGCGAGCCGCCATTGCGGCGGGCCACGATGTGGTCGTGTCCAACTCGAGGGGCCCCGAAACGCTCGCCAATCTGGTGCGCGAACTGGGGCCGCAAGCAAGGGCGGCCACCACGGAGGAAGCCGCTGCCGCAGGCGAGATGGTGCTGGTTGCGATCCCTTTGAAGAGCATCGGCGACATCCCAGCGGCGCCGCTGGCCGGCAAGGTCGTGCTGGACGCGAACAACTACTACCCGGAGCGCGACGGCCGCATTGAGCGCCTCGATGCCAACGAGGCGACCACGTCGGAGTTGCTCCAAGAGCACTTGGCGGACAGTCACGTGGTCAAGGTGTTCAACAACATTTACGCCGCGCAGATCCCCACCGACGGGAGCCCTGCCGGCACGCCTAACAGGCGTGCGCTTCCCATCGCTGGCGACGACGAGGGAGCCAAGGCGGACGTGGTCGCTTTCCTGGATGGCCTGGGTTATGACGCGGTCGACCTGGGGCCCTTGAGCGAGTCCTGGCGCGTGGAGCGCGACACGCTCGCCTACGGCAAGCGGACCACGGCAGACGAATTGCGGGATTTGGTGGCGCGCACCGAAAGGGTGCAGCAGGTTTAG